The proteins below are encoded in one region of Fimbriimonadaceae bacterium:
- a CDS encoding RDD family protein, translating into MRDRYLILTPEKVVVSYRLAGVGARVSAYAADLVIIALLLSAVSFLLGALTFPLGTEAVTAVTGLLFFVLFLGYPMYFEAFHRGQTPGKRAIGLRVVMADGTPVTAAAASYRNFLRLADMLPLLYLAGFLAIFTNARSQRLGDLAAGTIVVQELGSNQAFTPAPHRAGLHFMEPGLTDLRKMTMEEYVAIKRLCDRFPYLPPETQVQSLKEIWHPFATRVGVEVPPGVHPIYVMEAVVMKYGRLHKLI; encoded by the coding sequence TTGCGGGACCGGTATTTGATCCTCACCCCGGAGAAAGTGGTCGTCTCCTACCGGCTGGCCGGTGTCGGCGCCCGCGTCTCGGCTTATGCGGCCGACCTCGTCATCATCGCGCTCCTCCTTTCGGCCGTCTCCTTTTTGCTGGGCGCACTCACATTTCCGCTGGGGACCGAGGCCGTGACGGCCGTCACCGGACTCCTCTTTTTCGTGCTGTTCCTGGGTTATCCCATGTACTTTGAGGCGTTCCATCGGGGCCAGACGCCGGGGAAGCGGGCGATCGGCCTGCGCGTCGTGATGGCAGACGGCACGCCCGTCACGGCTGCCGCCGCCTCGTACCGCAACTTTCTGCGCCTTGCCGACATGCTTCCGTTGCTCTACCTGGCCGGGTTTCTCGCGATCTTCACAAACGCGCGTTCCCAAAGGTTGGGCGACCTCGCGGCCGGCACTATCGTGGTCCAAGAGCTTGGATCCAACCAAGCGTTCACACCCGCCCCCCACCGGGCCGGACTGCACTTTATGGAGCCCGGACTCACCGACCTGCGAAAGATGACGATGGAGGAGTACGTGGCGATCAAGCGGCTCTGTGACCGTTTTCCCTACCTTCCGCCAGAGACCCAGGTTCAGAGCCTGAAGGAGATATGGCATCCGTTCGCCACCCGGGTCGGAGTGGAGGTGCCTCCTGGCGTCCACCCGATCTACGTGATGGAGGCCGTCGTCATGAAGTACGGGCGTCTCCACAAACTGATCTGA
- a CDS encoding ComEC/Rec2 family competence protein, with product MSGLRDEPSPFETLSEQLAGRPSLVAFGALVIGLSTAFSVVNVVYAVLLAALVFRRLKSLVLLLVPLLVGLLLRPLPVQPVTEKGQTLRGIVEVVGVPNVTPKGQTMPVLFEGKRYRLFVKGESDATMGDRLAVEGDIEPFRDVGSSPRYEAGMVFPDSPPTLISRGFFFWRLGGEVRASFLHFLDQFSDVRTQPTIAALCFNVTAGLSDGDWDLLRRSGTIHIVSTSGLHVVIVAAALALALAKTSVPRWAQLLILLALLLLYSAAAGFRPPMLRSVVMVLVWLAAYFFRRSPDGLSALSFAGIVQLLIWPPSVADIGFQLSFATVGSLVLFGPRWQSRPGASVVKRALFAARDLVWVSTVASLTALPLLLYHFHEASLVAPLGNILVVPFVAPVVIGSLIAWMLSAVAPVALFIMKVLVDPLAAWIGVAVGTVGSLPFGYFASGPVSPIWSVMMGLGLLLAWRPRFRPADDVEGVVPTGVVVS from the coding sequence GTGTCAGGCCTCCGCGACGAGCCTTCTCCCTTTGAGACGCTCTCCGAGCAGCTAGCCGGTCGGCCCTCTCTTGTGGCCTTCGGCGCCTTGGTGATCGGTTTATCGACCGCGTTTTCGGTCGTCAATGTCGTGTACGCGGTGTTGCTGGCCGCGCTTGTGTTCCGCCGGCTAAAATCGCTGGTCCTCCTGCTAGTCCCGCTTCTTGTCGGCTTGCTCTTGCGGCCCCTTCCGGTCCAACCGGTCACGGAAAAGGGCCAAACCCTGCGCGGGATCGTGGAAGTGGTCGGCGTTCCGAACGTGACGCCAAAGGGGCAGACAATGCCCGTGCTCTTTGAAGGGAAGCGCTACCGTCTCTTTGTCAAGGGCGAGTCTGACGCGACGATGGGCGACCGCCTCGCGGTCGAAGGCGACATCGAGCCCTTTCGGGATGTGGGCAGTTCGCCGCGCTATGAGGCCGGCATGGTCTTCCCTGACTCGCCCCCGACGCTGATCTCGCGCGGTTTCTTCTTTTGGAGGTTGGGCGGGGAAGTCCGGGCGTCGTTCCTGCACTTCTTGGACCAGTTCAGCGACGTGCGGACTCAGCCCACGATCGCGGCGCTTTGCTTCAACGTGACCGCGGGCCTTAGCGACGGGGACTGGGACTTGCTACGGCGCAGCGGCACGATCCATATCGTTTCGACTTCGGGCTTGCATGTGGTCATCGTTGCGGCCGCCTTGGCCCTTGCGCTTGCCAAGACTTCGGTCCCTCGCTGGGCACAGCTCCTCATTCTCCTTGCGCTGCTCTTGCTTTATTCGGCCGCGGCCGGGTTTCGCCCCCCCATGCTTCGCTCGGTGGTGATGGTCCTCGTCTGGCTGGCCGCCTATTTCTTCCGGCGCTCTCCGGACGGGCTCTCGGCCCTTTCGTTCGCGGGGATCGTCCAACTCCTGATTTGGCCTCCCTCGGTTGCCGACATCGGGTTCCAGCTCTCGTTTGCGACGGTCGGCAGCCTAGTCTTGTTCGGCCCGCGGTGGCAGTCGAGGCCGGGGGCATCCGTGGTCAAGCGGGCGCTCTTCGCGGCGCGCGACCTCGTCTGGGTGAGCACGGTGGCGAGCCTTACCGCCCTTCCACTCTTGCTCTACCACTTCCACGAAGCCTCTCTGGTCGCGCCGCTCGGGAACATCCTTGTGGTGCCGTTTGTCGCGCCGGTCGTGATCGGTTCTTTGATCGCGTGGATGCTGTCTGCGGTCGCGCCGGTTGCGCTCTTCATCATGAAAGTCTTGGTAGACCCGCTCGCGGCTTGGATCGGCGTGGCGGTCGGGACGGTGGGGAGCCTTCCGTTCGGCTATTTCGCGTCCGGGCCCGTCTCACCGATCTGGTCCGTCATGATGGGGCTCGGCCTTCTTCTGGCCTGGCGGCCCCGTTTTCGGCCGGCGGACGACGTCGAGGGTGTCGTGCCCACCGGCGTTGTCGTGTCCTAG
- a CDS encoding long-chain fatty acid--CoA ligase translates to MPTRIEDAGSLGGLWRRAVSEWPDRPAYLVSEGQGYRPITYSEADAKVYAYARALDHYALKPGDRVALVCETCLDWALIDWACQTLGLVLVPVFPTLPADQVSYIVKDSGARLVLAQDKKQAAKVDPEPPLGIVSLADGGFPSDGGLSREGWHRVTAELRPEDIATIIYTSGTTGQPKGAVLANAGFIQVCSSIRNHWPVDENDVWLSFLPLSHVFERVAGHVLPVACGASIAYARSIASLASDMAAVRPTIACAVPRFYESMRTRILESAQKMSGLQRFMFEGALDQARAKSRGKFAPFYPVLDRLVGSKIRARFGGRFKFFVSGGAALSPQVNDFFSGFNICILQGYGLTETTAATCLNHPDRNRSDTVGEPIPGVEVKIASDGEILIRGTTVMKGYYQLPSETALAIDTEGWFHSGDIGEFSGSHLKITDRKKDILVLANGKNVAPQRVEAQLKESEFIQEVVLFGDGLEHCIALIVPNFERLKTELLNKTGSLEDLVESEEAQQIFRHEVALANKQLADYERVKRYRILTKEFSIEDGELTPSLKVKRKYVREKYAPLIDDLVK, encoded by the coding sequence GTGCCTACCCGCATTGAAGACGCTGGATCCCTAGGCGGCCTGTGGCGGCGCGCCGTAAGCGAGTGGCCCGACCGGCCCGCCTATCTTGTCTCGGAGGGCCAGGGGTACCGGCCGATCACCTACTCCGAGGCTGACGCGAAGGTCTATGCCTATGCCCGCGCGCTGGACCACTACGCGCTGAAGCCGGGCGACCGCGTCGCGCTGGTCTGCGAGACCTGTCTTGATTGGGCCCTGATCGACTGGGCGTGCCAGACGCTCGGGCTCGTGTTGGTGCCGGTCTTCCCCACCCTGCCCGCCGACCAGGTCAGCTATATCGTCAAAGACTCTGGCGCGAGGCTCGTGCTCGCCCAAGACAAGAAGCAGGCTGCGAAGGTCGATCCGGAGCCCCCGCTGGGCATCGTTTCGCTCGCCGACGGCGGCTTTCCCTCGGACGGAGGCCTGTCCCGCGAGGGGTGGCACCGCGTCACCGCCGAGCTGCGGCCCGAAGATATCGCGACGATCATCTACACGAGTGGCACCACTGGACAGCCCAAGGGCGCGGTGCTCGCAAACGCCGGATTTATCCAAGTTTGCTCTTCAATCCGTAACCATTGGCCAGTTGACGAGAACGACGTCTGGCTCAGTTTCCTGCCCCTCTCCCACGTTTTTGAGCGGGTCGCGGGGCACGTCCTGCCGGTCGCCTGCGGCGCCTCGATCGCCTATGCCCGCTCCATCGCCTCGCTGGCCTCGGACATGGCCGCCGTGAGGCCGACGATCGCTTGCGCGGTCCCTCGGTTCTATGAATCGATGCGCACCCGGATCTTGGAATCAGCCCAAAAGATGTCGGGATTGCAGCGGTTTATGTTCGAGGGGGCCTTGGACCAAGCTCGTGCTAAGTCGCGTGGTAAGTTCGCCCCCTTTTATCCGGTTCTGGACAGGCTTGTCGGTTCAAAGATCCGCGCTCGGTTTGGGGGAAGGTTCAAGTTTTTCGTCAGCGGTGGGGCCGCACTTTCTCCCCAAGTCAACGACTTCTTTTCAGGGTTCAACATTTGCATCTTGCAGGGCTATGGCCTGACCGAAACGACGGCCGCAACGTGCCTGAACCATCCGGATAGGAACAGGAGCGATACCGTCGGCGAGCCGATTCCGGGGGTCGAGGTTAAGATCGCTAGCGACGGAGAAATACTCATTCGTGGGACGACCGTCATGAAAGGCTATTACCAGTTGCCTTCTGAGACCGCGCTAGCCATCGACACAGAAGGTTGGTTCCACAGCGGCGACATCGGAGAGTTTTCCGGCTCGCACCTCAAGATTACGGACCGGAAGAAAGACATTCTTGTGTTGGCTAACGGCAAGAACGTAGCGCCGCAAAGGGTCGAAGCGCAGCTGAAAGAGAGCGAGTTTATCCAAGAAGTCGTCCTTTTCGGCGACGGCCTGGAGCATTGCATCGCCCTCATCGTGCCGAATTTCGAGCGGCTCAAGACGGAGCTCTTGAACAAAACAGGATCTCTTGAAGATCTCGTCGAATCGGAGGAGGCGCAACAAATCTTTAGGCACGAAGTGGCGCTGGCCAATAAACAACTTGCCGATTATGAGCGAGTCAAGCGTTATCGCATCCTCACCAAGGAATTCTCGATTGAAGATGGTGAGCTCACTCCTTCTTTAAAGGTTAAACGGAAGTACGTGCGCGAGAAGTACGCGCCACTAATCGATGACCTCGTGAAGTAG
- a CDS encoding valine--tRNA ligase — protein sequence MPDELPSRYEAASVESKWYARWEEAGLFQPQPGAGRPVYSITIPPPNVTGSLHMGHALCYPLQDLLGRYKRLKGYEVLILPGVDHAGIATQSVVTKLLKKEGSSPYQIGREAFIERTKQWKEESGGTILRQLRDLGCAFDWSRERYTLDPGYHEAVLRVFVDWFERGVIYKGLRVVNWDPVLKTSVSDIETERRTTKGKLYHVRYPFADGTGHVTIATTRPETMLADVAVAVHPKDKRYDGKVGKTLVLPLVGREIPLIADEYPDPEFGTGAVKITPAHDPNDFEVGRRHSLPMPILLDESAKIAPEGGAYAGLDRYEARKRIVADLEEKGFLEKVEDHEIALVISERSGEVIEPLASEQWFADMAKLAAPAIECVEDGRIEFVPARYKEVYLDWMRNIRDWNISRQLWWGHRVPVFYTEDGEAFAGLSWEDAQAKAGAKKIVKQDEDVLDTWFSSGMWPFATLGWPQQAPDLARYYPTSVLVTSREILYLWVARMVMFGLDYMKDIPFREVYIYATVLTEDGKRMSKSLGTGVDPNEVIEEKGADALRYTLFSQTGMNQDIRYSERRTTDARNFCNKIWNASRFVFMNLEGYTGVKPVELETVDRWLLSRLVRTEATVTAAYETYDVQQAAQALYRFFWNEVCDWYIEVSKHRLTDPARRGTPQWVLVTALEAFLKMAHPLMPFVTEEVYSHLPVEGKAPFLMASAWPEIDQAWVAPEEEERVETWREIVRTIRALRSELGIDPGKVAATAYFEGDLEGGEEIVRTQAWLERLEPGKPNEKALAQTVGLLTLHLATAGLVDEEKEQARVAKEIEKVSADLVKLRQRLEDPNFVARAKADVVEEQRALLAEKELALQKLHERKALFGG from the coding sequence ATGCCTGATGAACTGCCGAGCCGTTACGAAGCCGCCTCCGTCGAGTCGAAATGGTATGCCCGCTGGGAAGAGGCGGGCCTCTTCCAGCCCCAGCCGGGCGCGGGCCGACCGGTCTACTCGATCACCATCCCTCCCCCGAACGTCACAGGCTCGCTGCACATGGGCCACGCCCTGTGCTACCCCCTCCAAGATCTCTTGGGCCGGTACAAGCGGCTCAAGGGCTACGAAGTCCTCATCCTGCCGGGCGTGGACCACGCCGGCATCGCAACCCAGTCCGTCGTGACCAAGCTGCTCAAGAAGGAGGGCTCAAGCCCGTACCAAATCGGACGGGAAGCCTTCATCGAGCGGACGAAGCAGTGGAAGGAAGAGAGCGGCGGCACCATCCTGCGCCAGCTGCGCGACCTGGGCTGCGCCTTCGACTGGAGCCGGGAACGGTACACGCTCGACCCTGGCTACCACGAGGCCGTGCTCCGCGTCTTCGTCGACTGGTTCGAGCGCGGCGTCATCTATAAGGGGCTGCGGGTGGTGAACTGGGACCCGGTGCTGAAGACCAGCGTCAGCGACATCGAGACCGAGCGCCGGACGACCAAGGGCAAGCTCTACCACGTCAGGTATCCCTTCGCCGACGGAACCGGCCACGTCACGATCGCGACCACGCGCCCGGAGACGATGCTCGCCGACGTCGCCGTGGCCGTCCACCCAAAGGACAAGCGCTATGACGGCAAGGTCGGCAAGACGCTCGTCTTGCCGCTGGTCGGCCGCGAGATCCCGCTCATCGCGGACGAATACCCGGACCCCGAGTTCGGAACCGGTGCGGTGAAGATCACGCCCGCCCACGACCCAAACGACTTCGAGGTCGGCCGGCGACACAGCCTCCCCATGCCCATCCTCCTTGACGAAAGCGCTAAGATCGCTCCCGAGGGCGGTGCCTACGCCGGGCTGGACCGCTACGAGGCCCGCAAAAGGATCGTCGCCGACCTGGAAGAAAAAGGCTTCTTGGAAAAGGTAGAGGACCACGAAATCGCCCTGGTCATCTCCGAACGGAGCGGTGAGGTGATCGAGCCCCTCGCCAGCGAGCAGTGGTTCGCCGACATGGCGAAGCTCGCGGCCCCCGCCATCGAGTGCGTTGAGGACGGCCGGATCGAGTTCGTCCCTGCCCGCTATAAAGAGGTCTACCTGGACTGGATGCGGAACATCCGCGACTGGAACATCAGCCGCCAGCTCTGGTGGGGGCACCGGGTACCGGTCTTTTACACTGAGGACGGTGAGGCCTTCGCGGGGCTCAGCTGGGAGGACGCCCAGGCAAAAGCGGGCGCCAAGAAGATCGTCAAACAGGACGAAGACGTCCTCGACACCTGGTTCAGCAGCGGCATGTGGCCCTTCGCGACCCTGGGTTGGCCTCAGCAGGCCCCGGATTTGGCGCGGTACTACCCCACCAGCGTCCTCGTGACCAGCCGCGAGATCCTTTACCTTTGGGTGGCGCGGATGGTGATGTTCGGGTTGGACTACATGAAGGACATCCCGTTCCGCGAGGTCTATATCTATGCGACCGTGCTGACCGAGGACGGAAAGCGCATGAGCAAGAGCCTTGGCACCGGCGTCGACCCGAACGAGGTCATCGAAGAAAAGGGGGCTGACGCGCTCCGCTATACGCTTTTCAGCCAGACCGGGATGAACCAGGACATCCGGTACAGCGAGCGCCGCACGACCGACGCAAGGAACTTCTGCAACAAAATCTGGAACGCCTCCCGGTTCGTGTTCATGAACCTGGAGGGCTATACCGGAGTGAAGCCCGTCGAACTCGAGACCGTCGATCGATGGCTGCTCAGCCGGCTCGTCCGGACCGAGGCAACCGTCACCGCGGCCTACGAGACGTACGACGTGCAGCAGGCCGCCCAAGCGCTCTACCGTTTCTTTTGGAACGAGGTGTGCGACTGGTACATCGAGGTCTCGAAGCACCGCCTGACCGATCCCGCTCGCCGGGGCACCCCCCAGTGGGTGCTCGTCACCGCGCTCGAGGCGTTCTTGAAGATGGCGCACCCGCTCATGCCCTTCGTGACCGAAGAGGTCTACAGCCACCTCCCCGTCGAGGGCAAGGCGCCGTTCCTCATGGCGAGCGCCTGGCCGGAGATCGACCAAGCATGGGTCGCGCCCGAAGAGGAGGAGCGGGTCGAAACATGGCGGGAGATCGTGCGGACGATCCGCGCCCTGCGGAGCGAACTCGGCATCGACCCCGGCAAGGTCGCAGCCACCGCATATTTCGAGGGCGACCTGGAAGGGGGCGAAGAGATCGTCCGCACCCAGGCGTGGCTCGAGCGCCTGGAACCAGGAAAGCCCAATGAAAAGGCCCTGGCCCAGACCGTGGGACTGCTCACCCTGCACCTGGCGACCGCCGGGCTGGTCGACGAAGAAAAGGAGCAGGCCCGCGTGGCTAAGGAAATCGAGAAGGTCTCGGCCGACTTGGTGAAGCTGAGACAGCGTTTAGAAGACCCGAACTTCGTGGCGCGGGCGAAGGCCGATGTGGTGGAAGAGCAGCGGGCCCTGCTCGCGGAAAAGGAGCTCGCCCTGCAAAAGCTCCACGAGCGCAAGGCCCTCTTCGGGGGCTAG
- a CDS encoding DUF58 domain-containing protein: MGKIVPKPRFWALVAGGLVFAVLGAVVPGTEYLLWIYNAALLALLVFLAQAAKRQPPLGVERRADPVLSVRQANKVQISVENFTDQRLSLRVRDELPEDCVADRQEFQFSLAGGTRIDLGYVLTPLARGDAEFPCTFVRVLGPLGLAYFDFELPSTRQSVKVYPNVKAVRDFELLKNRGHLALAGLRKSRRRGISTEFESLRDYNEDDFRFIDWNSTARRGKLVVKNFEQERNQGVIVCFDVGRHMLSEVDDVQKLDHSLDAALMLLHTAERAGDQVGLLLFSDVVHRYIAPKRGRAQVAAILDAVYGVQAEPVQPDYATAFAYLATKWKRRSLVVLFTDAENEDQARELAEALGHVRRHHKLMVVRVGDPRLKELRRAEIVDDRSLFARAAATWYQTDRRKADALLSASRIESLEAEPDELSSALVARYAALKERAVI; this comes from the coding sequence ATGGGAAAGATCGTGCCGAAGCCGCGGTTCTGGGCGCTCGTTGCCGGCGGCCTCGTCTTCGCTGTGCTCGGCGCGGTGGTTCCTGGTACGGAGTATCTGCTCTGGATTTACAATGCGGCGCTTCTCGCCCTGCTGGTGTTCCTGGCCCAGGCTGCGAAGCGCCAGCCGCCCCTTGGGGTCGAGCGTCGCGCCGACCCCGTCCTTTCCGTAAGACAGGCCAACAAGGTGCAAATCTCGGTCGAGAACTTTACCGACCAGCGCCTGAGCCTCCGCGTGCGCGACGAGCTGCCAGAAGACTGCGTGGCAGATCGTCAGGAGTTCCAGTTTTCGCTTGCGGGCGGCACCCGTATTGACCTAGGCTATGTGCTCACCCCCCTTGCCCGCGGCGACGCGGAGTTTCCTTGCACGTTCGTGCGGGTCTTGGGGCCGCTCGGTCTTGCCTATTTTGATTTCGAGCTCCCTTCGACCCGGCAGTCCGTTAAGGTCTATCCGAACGTCAAGGCCGTGCGCGACTTCGAGCTGCTCAAGAACCGGGGGCACCTGGCCCTGGCCGGTCTGCGAAAGAGCCGGCGGCGCGGCATCAGCACAGAGTTCGAGAGCCTGCGCGACTACAACGAGGACGACTTCCGCTTTATCGACTGGAACTCGACGGCGCGGCGCGGCAAGCTCGTCGTCAAGAACTTCGAGCAAGAGCGTAACCAAGGCGTGATCGTCTGCTTCGACGTGGGCCGGCACATGCTCAGCGAGGTCGACGACGTGCAGAAGCTCGACCACAGCCTGGACGCCGCGTTGATGTTGCTCCACACGGCCGAGCGGGCGGGCGACCAGGTCGGCCTTTTGCTCTTCAGCGATGTCGTCCACCGTTATATCGCTCCCAAGCGCGGCCGTGCCCAAGTCGCCGCGATCCTGGATGCGGTCTATGGGGTCCAGGCGGAACCGGTGCAGCCCGATTACGCGACCGCGTTCGCCTATCTCGCCACCAAGTGGAAGCGCCGCTCGCTGGTGGTGCTCTTCACGGACGCAGAGAACGAAGACCAGGCGCGCGAGCTGGCTGAGGCCCTGGGCCACGTCCGCCGACACCACAAGCTGATGGTCGTGCGCGTTGGCGACCCACGTCTTAAGGAGCTGCGTCGCGCGGAGATCGTGGACGACCGTTCCCTCTTCGCCCGGGCAGCAGCGACCTGGTACCAGACTGACCGGCGCAAAGCGGACGCCCTGCTCTCTGCGTCTCGGATCGAGAGCCTGGAAGCAGAGCCGGACGAGCTCAGCTCCGCGCTCGTCGCCCGGTACGCGGCCCTTAAGGAAAGGGCGGTCATCTAG
- a CDS encoding TatD family hydrolase yields the protein MVLIDTHCHLNDRSAFPEPGAAVDEALEAGVEKMIVVGVDEDSSRYAVELAEHFEPVYAVVGHHPNQASDFQDRSLRVYAELLSHPKVVALGEIGLDYYRDHATPEIQEKCLLAQLELAESLQVPVVFHCRDAYDDLLTILAPRQRIPYLFHCYAGTQEQAFKAQELEAFFGVDGPVTYKKAENLRAVLAGLSPERLVIETDAPWMAPEPFRGKRNKPAWLPYIAQALADTLGITLRECAEQTTRDAYAFFKKLSS from the coding sequence TTGGTCTTGATCGATACCCACTGCCATCTGAACGACCGCTCCGCCTTCCCAGAGCCTGGAGCGGCGGTCGACGAGGCACTGGAGGCGGGCGTCGAAAAGATGATCGTCGTTGGAGTGGACGAGGATTCGAGCCGCTATGCCGTAGAGTTGGCCGAACACTTTGAACCTGTTTATGCCGTAGTTGGCCACCACCCCAACCAAGCTTCTGACTTTCAGGACCGCAGCCTACGGGTGTACGCAGAACTTCTGTCCCATCCAAAGGTTGTCGCACTGGGCGAGATCGGTCTCGATTATTATCGAGACCATGCAACGCCAGAAATCCAAGAAAAATGCCTTCTTGCCCAGCTAGAACTTGCTGAATCCTTGCAGGTTCCTGTGGTGTTCCATTGCCGCGACGCTTACGACGATCTCTTAACGATTCTTGCGCCGAGGCAGCGGATTCCGTATCTCTTTCACTGCTATGCCGGCACTCAGGAGCAGGCCTTTAAAGCCCAAGAGTTAGAGGCGTTCTTCGGGGTTGATGGCCCTGTGACCTATAAGAAAGCCGAGAATCTTCGCGCCGTGCTGGCGGGACTTAGCCCAGAGCGGCTTGTCATCGAAACAGACGCCCCTTGGATGGCGCCAGAGCCCTTTCGGGGAAAGCGAAATAAGCCCGCTTGGCTTCCCTACATTGCGCAGGCTCTGGCAGATACTCTCGGCATCACCCTTCGAGAGTGTGCAGAACAAACGACGAGGGACGCGTACGCGTTCTTCAAGAAGTTATCGAGTTAG
- a CDS encoding rhodanese-like domain-containing protein: MSPREVPVLSPDEAMAHEGLTFVDVREPEEYALGHIPGSLNWPLESFLESLETDKSSFDLKGLGQGTEIVCVCRSGRRSDKAASAMLDAGWTEVYNLKGGMLAFAASGHTVER; the protein is encoded by the coding sequence ATGTCCCCTCGAGAGGTGCCCGTCCTTTCGCCGGATGAGGCTATGGCGCACGAAGGGCTGACCTTCGTCGATGTGCGCGAGCCCGAAGAGTACGCGCTCGGCCACATCCCCGGCTCGTTGAATTGGCCCCTAGAGTCCTTCTTGGAGTCTCTTGAGACAGATAAGTCCAGCTTTGATTTGAAAGGACTTGGTCAAGGCACCGAAATCGTTTGCGTCTGTCGCAGCGGTCGCCGGAGTGACAAGGCAGCCTCCGCGATGCTCGACGCTGGCTGGACGGAAGTGTACAACTTAAAGGGTGGAATGCTGGCATTTGCCGCCTCAGGCCACACGGTTGAGCGATAA
- a CDS encoding DNA replication/repair protein RecF produces MPVLRRLALERFRNYSFIDLSPEPTMNIVCGPNGNGKTNLLEGIGLLSTGRLLRATKDSQALMLGETEARAKGFWEDPESEIEVVLRLKGRKTVRLNGSTLARGSDLLGRNPSVSFSTRDLEIVRGDPASRRAFLDEEMAQTHPAYLRHLTLFRRALEQRNALLRHAQEAHVPAEEFDAWEVPLAEHGAAMRAMRRDWLATLAPLTAAEHSQISRGEPFSATYKASDDSQSAEELREALEGHRAVDIHRGSTSRGPHRDDIDFKIQGRDARLHASQGQQRTAVVAVKLATLEMARNQLGVTPVFLLDDVFSDLDVDRRKHLVARAETLGGQVFLTCTEAELAGEKLKQNACVFRVESGGVVKA; encoded by the coding sequence ATTCCCGTCCTGAGGCGCCTTGCCCTTGAGCGGTTTCGGAACTACTCGTTCATCGACCTCTCTCCCGAGCCGACGATGAACATTGTCTGCGGGCCGAACGGGAACGGGAAGACGAACTTGCTGGAAGGGATCGGCCTCCTTTCGACAGGGAGGCTCCTGCGCGCCACGAAGGACTCGCAGGCTCTGATGCTCGGCGAGACGGAGGCGCGTGCCAAGGGGTTTTGGGAAGATCCGGAATCTGAGATCGAGGTCGTGCTCCGGTTAAAGGGGAGGAAAACGGTCCGCTTGAACGGTTCGACCTTGGCGCGCGGTTCCGATTTGCTCGGCCGCAACCCTTCCGTCTCCTTTTCGACCCGCGACCTCGAGATCGTGCGGGGTGACCCAGCCAGCAGGCGCGCGTTCCTCGACGAGGAAATGGCGCAGACGCACCCGGCCTACTTGCGGCACCTCACCCTTTTTCGACGCGCCTTGGAGCAGCGTAACGCGCTCCTTCGCCACGCGCAGGAAGCCCACGTCCCGGCCGAGGAGTTCGACGCTTGGGAAGTTCCGCTGGCCGAGCATGGCGCGGCGATGAGGGCTATGCGGCGAGACTGGTTGGCCACTTTGGCACCACTGACCGCGGCGGAACATAGCCAGATTAGCCGCGGAGAGCCCTTCTCAGCCACTTATAAGGCGTCGGACGACTCCCAATCGGCCGAGGAGTTGAGAGAGGCCTTGGAGGGCCACAGAGCGGTCGATATCCATCGGGGGTCCACCAGCCGCGGTCCACATCGCGACGACATCGATTTCAAGATCCAGGGGCGGGACGCCCGGCTCCATGCCTCGCAAGGCCAACAGCGAACGGCGGTCGTTGCTGTGAAGCTTGCCACCCTGGAAATGGCGCGCAACCAGCTGGGAGTGACGCCTGTCTTTCTGCTGGACGACGTCTTTTCAGACCTAGACGTCGACCGCAGAAAGCACCTCGTCGCCAGGGCGGAGACTCTGGGGGGCCAAGTGTTCTTGACCTGCACTGAAGCAGAACTGGCCGGAGAAAAATTAAAGCAAAACGCGTGTGTGTTCCGGGTAGAGTCCGGCGGGGTGGTGAAGGCATGA
- a CDS encoding DUF721 domain-containing protein: MPVVLEQKEVLRAARAQVALRRWEEAVGKVLAEKTLPDRFDQGTLWVYCTGSAWAQELRLHEDQIVEKLNFIAEEHGLFRSIKIGVRPPRRAFSL; encoded by the coding sequence ATGCCGGTCGTTTTAGAGCAGAAAGAGGTCTTGCGCGCGGCTCGGGCGCAGGTCGCGCTCAGGCGCTGGGAAGAGGCCGTCGGCAAAGTGCTGGCCGAGAAGACCCTCCCGGATCGCTTTGACCAGGGCACGCTTTGGGTCTATTGCACAGGCTCAGCCTGGGCGCAGGAGCTCCGGCTCCACGAAGACCAGATCGTCGAAAAGTTAAACTTTATAGCGGAGGAACATGGTCTTTTCCGCTCAATCAAGATCGGTGTCAGGCCTCCGCGACGAGCCTTCTCCCTTTGA